A genomic window from Streptomyces sp. 846.5 includes:
- a CDS encoding DEAD/DEAH box helicase, whose product MSGDRGCCGPNRSVACPVRCVLSRRSVVAKSGWEKSRVRELRAHQRAAVEAVAAGLAEGGRGQVVMACGTGKTMVAARAAVRLVGVGGAVLVLVPSLSLLAQTARSWQRDAGVPLAVLGVCSDDADERGPDSGLRVADLGLEVSTGPVRIAGFLRATVPGVLRVLFGTYHSVRRIAEAYADGAASGRSLAPLDLVVFDEAHRMAGDLGAPFATGLHDAAVPARRRLFLTATPRVSTEAAGEVGQSGMEDSAVFGRRLFTLPFAAAIGAGLLSDYQVVVVGVSDRDAHQLVLDNPDLALGGARLSAVAAAGQIALAQAARAFDLRRVLVFHNRVHRSKSFRATLPAVVEVLPPDLRPAGALDCRHVDGSLPGWLRAEALRALRATGEGAVHDAGVGAGGWTVVSNVRVLAEGVDCPEIDAVCFAEPRTSQIDVVQAVGRALRRHPERTAPAVIVLPVYLAPGESEQGVLEDSAYRHVWQTIRALRDHDERLDAALRRARLLWAGSGEAPARLPEQITALLPAGAGEAFLRAFRTRAVTAGGDSFAYGLEQVRAFAAREGHALVPAGLVDATGFRLGAWVGRCRTDHRLRALPPQRVAALSAVPGWQWDPNQARWQAATAALGAFAAAHGHLRVPRTYTAPCGYRLGAWVRQVRVDHRRGRLPADRVAELDALAGWVWDENQARWQRGLDALTGFRARYGHAQVPAAHTTQGGFRLGEWCGGRRKEYLQGLLTPDKCRVLEAVDGWTWTAARGRLVRGLDLLRGYTDEHGSALVPHDLVLADPLSAEGFALGQWVGRRRREYKDGTLEPGLARLLAALPGWQWDVRAPLWERGMAELRAYAAEHGHAAPVLAHVTAGGYRLGGWVNSRRNQYRDGHLPADRAAELEALPGWVWDTAEAAWAQGYRALCAFAADHGHARPTTSYRVEGFALGSWVSTQRAGHKKGRLSTDQTAQLEALPGWQWDTLQTRWAEGFAALQQFQRDHGHARPVRAYTTPDGFPLGTWVFLRIATHQRGTIPTEHRTALDSIPGWTWDSSHPRRR is encoded by the coding sequence GTGAGTGGCGACCGGGGCTGTTGTGGCCCGAACCGTTCGGTCGCGTGCCCCGTGCGATGCGTCCTCAGCCGGCGGTCGGTGGTGGCGAAGTCGGGATGGGAGAAAAGCAGAGTGCGGGAGTTGCGGGCGCATCAGCGTGCGGCGGTGGAGGCTGTTGCGGCTGGGCTGGCGGAGGGTGGCCGGGGTCAGGTGGTGATGGCGTGCGGGACGGGCAAGACGATGGTGGCGGCCCGTGCCGCGGTGCGGCTGGTCGGGGTGGGTGGGGCGGTGCTGGTGCTGGTTCCGTCGTTGTCGCTGCTGGCGCAGACCGCGCGGTCCTGGCAGCGGGACGCGGGGGTGCCGTTGGCGGTGCTGGGGGTGTGCTCGGACGACGCGGACGAGCGCGGGCCCGACAGCGGGCTGAGGGTGGCGGACCTGGGCCTGGAGGTGAGTACCGGTCCGGTGCGGATCGCCGGGTTCCTGAGAGCGACGGTGCCGGGGGTGCTGCGGGTGCTGTTCGGCACGTACCACTCGGTGCGCCGGATCGCGGAAGCCTACGCCGACGGCGCGGCCAGTGGTCGGTCGCTGGCGCCGTTGGACCTGGTGGTGTTCGACGAGGCGCACCGTATGGCTGGTGACCTGGGGGCGCCGTTCGCGACCGGGTTGCACGACGCGGCGGTGCCGGCGCGGCGCCGGCTGTTCCTGACGGCAACGCCCCGGGTGAGCACCGAGGCCGCGGGGGAGGTGGGGCAGTCGGGGATGGAGGACAGTGCGGTGTTCGGTCGGCGGTTGTTCACGCTGCCGTTCGCCGCGGCCATCGGGGCCGGGCTGCTGTCGGACTACCAGGTGGTGGTCGTCGGGGTGAGCGACCGCGACGCGCACCAGCTGGTGCTGGACAACCCGGACCTGGCGCTGGGCGGGGCGCGGTTGAGCGCGGTGGCGGCGGCGGGGCAGATCGCGTTGGCGCAGGCGGCGCGGGCGTTCGACCTGCGCCGGGTGCTGGTGTTCCACAACCGGGTCCACCGGTCGAAGTCCTTCCGCGCCACCCTGCCTGCCGTGGTGGAGGTCCTGCCGCCGGACCTGCGTCCGGCCGGGGCGTTGGACTGCCGGCACGTGGACGGCTCGCTGCCGGGCTGGCTGCGCGCCGAAGCACTGCGCGCCCTGCGAGCAACCGGGGAGGGCGCCGTCCACGATGCGGGGGTGGGGGCGGGGGGTTGGACGGTGGTCAGCAATGTGCGGGTGCTGGCGGAGGGGGTGGACTGCCCGGAGATCGACGCGGTGTGCTTCGCCGAGCCGCGGACCTCGCAGATCGACGTGGTGCAGGCCGTGGGGCGGGCCCTGCGGCGCCACCCGGAGCGCACCGCCCCGGCGGTGATCGTGCTGCCGGTGTACCTGGCGCCGGGGGAGAGCGAGCAGGGCGTGCTGGAGGACTCCGCCTACCGGCACGTGTGGCAGACCATCCGGGCGCTGCGCGACCACGACGAACGCCTGGACGCGGCGCTGCGCCGGGCGCGGCTGCTGTGGGCCGGCTCCGGGGAGGCCCCGGCACGCCTGCCCGAGCAGATCACGGCGCTGCTGCCGGCGGGTGCGGGGGAGGCGTTCCTGCGGGCCTTCCGCACCCGGGCGGTCACCGCCGGCGGCGACAGCTTCGCGTACGGGCTGGAGCAGGTGCGGGCCTTCGCGGCCCGCGAGGGCCACGCCCTGGTGCCGGCCGGCCTGGTGGACGCGACCGGGTTCCGGCTGGGGGCCTGGGTGGGGCGCTGCCGCACCGACCACAGGTTGCGCGCGCTGCCGCCGCAGCGGGTCGCGGCGCTGTCGGCGGTGCCGGGCTGGCAGTGGGATCCGAACCAGGCCCGCTGGCAGGCCGCGACCGCGGCGCTGGGCGCCTTCGCCGCCGCCCACGGGCACCTGCGGGTGCCGCGCACCTACACCGCCCCCTGCGGGTACCGCCTGGGTGCGTGGGTGCGGCAGGTGCGGGTGGACCACCGCCGCGGCCGGCTGCCTGCCGACCGGGTCGCGGAACTGGATGCGCTGGCGGGCTGGGTGTGGGACGAGAACCAGGCCCGCTGGCAGCGCGGCCTCGACGCCCTGACCGGGTTCCGCGCCCGCTACGGGCACGCCCAGGTCCCGGCCGCCCACACGACCCAGGGCGGCTTCCGGCTCGGCGAGTGGTGCGGCGGACGCCGCAAGGAGTACCTGCAGGGCCTGCTGACCCCGGACAAGTGCCGGGTGCTGGAGGCGGTGGACGGCTGGACCTGGACGGCCGCCCGGGGGCGGCTGGTGCGCGGCCTGGACCTGCTGCGCGGTTACACCGACGAGCACGGGAGTGCGCTGGTGCCGCACGACCTGGTGCTGGCCGATCCGCTCAGCGCGGAGGGCTTCGCCCTGGGCCAGTGGGTGGGCCGGCGCCGGCGCGAGTACAAGGACGGCACCCTGGAGCCCGGACTGGCCCGGCTGTTGGCCGCGCTGCCGGGGTGGCAGTGGGACGTGCGGGCGCCGCTGTGGGAGCGGGGCATGGCCGAACTGCGGGCCTACGCGGCCGAGCACGGCCACGCCGCCCCGGTGCTCGCGCACGTCACCGCCGGCGGGTACCGGCTCGGCGGCTGGGTCAACAGCCGCCGCAACCAGTACCGCGACGGCCACCTCCCCGCCGATCGGGCGGCCGAGTTGGAGGCCCTGCCGGGCTGGGTGTGGGACACCGCCGAAGCAGCCTGGGCGCAGGGCTACCGCGCCCTGTGCGCCTTCGCGGCCGACCACGGCCACGCCCGCCCGACCACCTCCTACCGGGTCGAGGGCTTCGCACTCGGCAGCTGGGTCTCCACCCAGCGCGCCGGCCACAAGAAGGGCCGCCTCTCAACCGACCAGACAGCACAGCTGGAAGCACTGCCGGGATGGCAGTGGGACACCCTGCAGACCCGCTGGGCCGAAGGATTCGCCGCCCTGCAGCAGTTCCAGCGCGACCACGGCCACGCCCGACCCGTCCGCGCCTACACCACCCCCGACGGCTTCCCCCTCGGCACATGGGTCTTCCTGCGCATCGCCACCCACCAGCGCGGCACCATCCCCACCGAACACCGCACCGCCCTGGACAGCATCCCCGGCTGGACCTGGGACAGCTCCCACCCCCGCCGAAGGTGA
- a CDS encoding tetratricopeptide repeat protein, translated as MSIDGGDWRAFPEGISLEDLENRAERAAENGDVIAAGNWLFHAKRRGAQGVREKLQRLVPYLESASAGGDVEASALLAATLLERGKDLERAILLFSAAADSGSPIAMRELGYMLSSGIGAPKDLGRANLLYGRAAELGDGYAAFNLAVNHYHGIGVGRSFRNYSKYLQLAADRGIPEACAVLGDQLADQHREDEALCYYLRAARSGHAPAMFAAALMYRDGNGVEADSVQAVRWFLSMLDRGNGDGVHEILSMLHGMTREQILEAGLLSGRLDDARSFLA; from the coding sequence GTGTCAATTGATGGTGGCGACTGGCGTGCTTTTCCCGAAGGAATCTCGTTGGAGGATCTGGAAAATCGTGCCGAGCGCGCAGCTGAAAACGGCGACGTAATCGCTGCTGGCAACTGGCTCTTCCATGCGAAGCGCCGCGGAGCTCAGGGGGTACGGGAAAAGCTTCAGAGGCTTGTCCCGTACCTTGAATCGGCATCCGCTGGCGGTGACGTGGAAGCGAGTGCGCTTCTGGCAGCCACGCTCTTGGAGCGCGGGAAGGACTTGGAGCGCGCGATTCTACTTTTCTCCGCGGCCGCGGACTCCGGATCCCCTATAGCTATGCGAGAGCTTGGCTATATGCTTTCGTCCGGGATTGGTGCCCCCAAGGACCTTGGGCGAGCAAACCTCCTATACGGGCGAGCCGCGGAGCTTGGGGATGGGTATGCTGCTTTCAATTTGGCAGTGAACCATTATCACGGGATTGGAGTAGGGCGCAGCTTCAGAAATTATTCAAAATATCTTCAACTGGCTGCCGATCGCGGAATCCCGGAGGCTTGCGCGGTGCTCGGTGATCAATTGGCAGATCAGCATCGAGAAGATGAAGCACTGTGTTATTACCTCAGGGCGGCGAGATCTGGGCACGCCCCGGCCATGTTTGCGGCAGCCCTGATGTACCGAGACGGCAATGGGGTCGAGGCTGATTCAGTGCAGGCAGTGAGATGGTTCCTGTCTATGCTTGACAGGGGTAACGGCGATGGAGTGCACGAAATTCTCTCAATGCTACATGGTATGACTCGTGAGCAGATATTGGAAGCGGGACTATTGTCTGGGCGCCTTGATGATGCAAGATCATTCTTGGCATGA